A single window of Pseudoduganella plicata DNA harbors:
- a CDS encoding HDOD domain-containing protein, translating to MTEKIKAGSAGEQTLALLWERNRRQGDMPGFAKAIGAILGAMRGEEDSQFSMTETVLGDPVLTQKVLRLANSGMYSAFGQHVSTVTKAVLVLGTEAIGHLALGLKLIEELSVARPDSAHAHIEMEKALLAGLVARELAGSVHSLHAEEAVVCSMLHTLGRMMVTFYMPEAWPRLQQLGGVGNEDAAAEALLGIGLPDIGRATALHWGLPANLLAGMRSIEPIDPDTPVSHADWIAAISTLARRCAESLWHDSEEGAAEVRRVTELYAPMLGLDTELAAGAIARARQTGAADLSVAPLSKPAERRAREMARTRQRAAGNRILQSGLAEMRDMADNASPGQMVSIALETVYKGLDFSRAVAFVRNRRENRYSARMCFGESLKDQLEDMSFEDSYQPNVFHAALTSDRVIFIENARDPKFAAKLPQWWKSTLAEARSFVILPLTSHGQPAGFLYGDWDETFPPIDLSQPEFALLNDMRALVVRAVERRHQLDVESSRAA from the coding sequence ATGACGGAAAAGATCAAGGCCGGCAGCGCCGGCGAACAGACCCTTGCGCTGCTATGGGAGCGCAACCGCCGCCAGGGCGACATGCCCGGCTTTGCCAAGGCCATCGGCGCCATCCTGGGCGCCATGCGCGGCGAGGAGGACAGCCAGTTCAGCATGACGGAGACCGTGCTGGGCGACCCGGTGCTGACGCAGAAGGTGCTGCGCCTCGCCAACAGCGGCATGTATTCGGCGTTCGGCCAGCACGTCAGCACCGTGACGAAGGCCGTGCTGGTGCTGGGCACCGAGGCGATCGGCCATCTGGCACTGGGGCTGAAACTGATCGAGGAACTGTCGGTGGCGCGGCCCGACTCGGCCCACGCCCACATCGAAATGGAAAAGGCGCTGCTGGCCGGTCTGGTCGCGCGCGAACTGGCTGGCAGCGTGCACAGCCTGCACGCCGAGGAGGCGGTGGTGTGCTCGATGCTGCACACGCTGGGACGCATGATGGTGACCTTCTACATGCCGGAGGCGTGGCCGCGCCTGCAGCAGCTGGGAGGTGTGGGCAACGAGGATGCCGCGGCCGAAGCGCTGCTGGGCATCGGGCTGCCCGACATCGGCCGCGCCACGGCGTTGCACTGGGGCCTGCCGGCCAACCTGCTGGCAGGCATGCGCAGCATCGAGCCAATCGACCCGGATACGCCTGTAAGCCACGCCGACTGGATCGCCGCCATCTCGACCCTGGCGCGCCGCTGCGCCGAATCGCTATGGCACGACAGCGAGGAAGGCGCGGCCGAAGTGCGGCGCGTCACGGAACTCTACGCGCCGATGCTGGGCCTGGACACGGAACTGGCCGCCGGCGCCATCGCCCGCGCGCGCCAGACCGGCGCCGCCGACCTGTCGGTCGCACCGCTGTCGAAGCCCGCCGAACGGCGCGCCAGGGAGATGGCGCGTACGCGCCAGCGCGCGGCCGGCAACCGCATCCTGCAAAGCGGACTGGCGGAAATGCGCGACATGGCGGACAACGCCAGTCCCGGCCAGATGGTGTCGATCGCGCTGGAAACCGTCTACAAGGGTCTGGATTTTTCCCGCGCCGTCGCGTTCGTGCGCAACCGCCGCGAGAACCGCTACTCGGCGCGCATGTGCTTCGGCGAGTCGCTGAAGGACCAGCTGGAAGACATGTCGTTCGAGGACAGCTACCAGCCCAACGTGTTCCACGCGGCGCTCACCAGCGACCGCGTCATCTTCATCGAGAACGCGCGCGATCCGAAGTTCGCGGCCAAGCTGCCGCAATGGTGGAAAAGCACATTGGCCGAGGCGCGCAGCTTCGTCATCCTGCCGCTGACGTCGCACGGACAGCCGGCCGGCTTCCTGTACGGCGACTGGGACGAGACGTTCCCGCCCATCGACCTGTCGCAGCCGGAATTCGCGCTGCTCAACGACATGCGCGCGCTGGTGGTGCGGGCCGTCGAGCGGCGCCACCAGCTCGACGTCGAATCGAGCCGGGCCGCTTAG
- the aroC gene encoding chorismate synthase, translating into MSGNSFGKLFTVSTFGESHGPAIGCVIDGCPPGLALSEADIQPELDRRKPGTSRHVTQRQEPDAVQILSGVYEGVTTGTPIALLIRNEDQRSKDYGNIVDSFRPGHADYTYWHKYGVRDPRGGGRSSARLTAPVVGAAAIAKKWLKEKHGTEFLGCMSQLGEIEVPFQDWGHVGANPFFAATGDAALIARMETYMDDLRKAGDSIGARIDVVARNVPVGLGQPIYDKLDADIAYAMMGINAVKGIEIGAGFRSVAQRGSEHGDELTPQGFVGNNAGGILGGISTGQDITVSIAIKPTSSIRTPRRSIDKDGNPVTVETFGRHDPCVGIRATPIAEAMLALVLMDHALMHRAQCGDVSVRTPDIARAGR; encoded by the coding sequence ATGTCCGGCAATTCCTTTGGCAAGCTGTTCACCGTCAGCACTTTTGGCGAATCCCACGGACCGGCGATCGGTTGCGTCATCGATGGCTGCCCGCCGGGCCTGGCGTTGTCCGAAGCCGACATTCAGCCCGAGCTGGACCGGCGCAAGCCCGGCACATCGCGCCATGTGACGCAGCGCCAGGAGCCCGATGCCGTGCAGATCCTGTCCGGTGTCTACGAGGGCGTGACGACCGGCACGCCGATCGCGCTGCTGATCCGCAACGAGGATCAGCGCAGCAAGGATTACGGCAATATCGTCGACAGCTTCCGTCCGGGCCACGCCGACTACACGTACTGGCATAAATACGGCGTGCGCGATCCGCGCGGCGGCGGCCGTTCGTCGGCGCGGCTGACCGCGCCCGTGGTGGGCGCCGCCGCGATTGCCAAGAAGTGGCTGAAGGAGAAACACGGCACGGAATTCCTGGGTTGCATGAGCCAACTGGGCGAGATCGAGGTGCCGTTCCAGGACTGGGGGCACGTCGGCGCCAATCCGTTTTTCGCGGCCACGGGCGACGCGGCCCTGATCGCGCGCATGGAAACCTACATGGACGACCTGCGCAAGGCCGGCGATTCGATCGGTGCCCGTATCGACGTCGTCGCCCGCAACGTGCCGGTGGGTCTGGGCCAGCCGATCTACGACAAGCTCGATGCCGATATCGCCTATGCGATGATGGGAATTAACGCCGTCAAGGGCATCGAGATCGGCGCCGGCTTCCGCTCGGTGGCGCAGCGCGGCTCGGAGCATGGCGACGAGCTGACGCCGCAGGGCTTCGTCGGCAACAACGCGGGCGGCATCCTGGGCGGCATTTCGACGGGCCAGGACATCACGGTCTCCATCGCGATCAAGCCGACGTCGTCGATCCGCACGCCGCGCCGCTCCATCGACAAGGATGGCAATCCCGTCACCGTCGAGACGTTCGGCCGCCACGATCCGTGCGTGGGCATCCGCGCCACGCCGATCGCCGAGGCGATGCTGGCGCTGGTGCTGATGGACCACGCGCTGATGCACCGTGCCCAGTGCGGCGACGTCAGCGTGCGCACGCCGGACATCGCCCGCGCCGGGCGCTGA